In Nilaparvata lugens isolate BPH chromosome 5, ASM1435652v1, whole genome shotgun sequence, the following proteins share a genomic window:
- the LOC111055788 gene encoding tubulin polymerization-promoting protein homolog: MSVSTEDDSNSVKTGSETQESENKHQPDDGPPPAPIPRSETPQFKNPVTFRECFRSFSKFGDTKSDGKLITLSQSDKWMKQAKIIDGKKITTTDTGIFFKKFKQQKLNVTEYEKFLADLCKTKNLNLEETKRSMGACGTPGLSNPTTPAVPAQAKESKARVSSAVERLTDPTKYTGSHKQRFDEAGKGKGIEGRKDVADKSGYVQGYKNRDSYNKTH, translated from the exons ATGTCCGTGAGCACAGAAGATGACAGCAATTCAGTTAAAACAGGGAGTGAAACACAAGAAAGTGAGAATAAGCACCAGCCGGACGACGGGCCTCCCCCGGCACCCATCCCTCGGTCCGAGACACCGCAATTCAAGAATCCGGTCACCTTCAGAGAGTGCTTTCGCTCATTTTCCAAGTTTGGTGACACCAAGTCCGATGGAAAACTGATAACGCTCTCGCAAAGTGATAAGTGGATGAAGCAGGCGAAAATTATTGATGGCAAGAAAATAACCACCACTGACACaggaatattttttaaaaagttcaa GCAGCAAAAGCTGAATGTCACTGAGTATGAAAAATTCCTGGCTGACTTGTGTAAAACAAAAAATCTCAATCTTGAAGAGACAAAGCGGTCTATGGGGGCATGTGGGACTCCCGGCCTCTCAAACCCCACCACCCCTGCTGTC CCGGCACAAGCCAaagagagcaaagcgagagTGTCGAGTGCTGTGGAGCGGTTGACAGACCCCACCAAATACACGGGCTCTCATAAGCAGCGATTCGACGAAGCAGGCAAAGGCAAGGGCATTGAAGGTAGAAAAGACGTTGCCGATAAATCTGGGTATGTACAAGGATACAAGAACAGAGACTCTTACAACAAAACACATTAG